The proteins below are encoded in one region of Coffea arabica cultivar ET-39 chromosome 4c, Coffea Arabica ET-39 HiFi, whole genome shotgun sequence:
- the LOC140004738 gene encoding small ribosomal subunit protein eS4-like: MQDTNSSYKLNKTFGQKGIPYLNTYDGRTIRYPDLLIKANDTIKLDLENNKITEFIKFDVGNVVMVTGESNRGWVGVIKNREKHKRSFETIHVQDATGHEFATRLGNVFIIGTGAKPWVSLPKGKDIKLSVIEEQREKDL; the protein is encoded by the exons ATGCAAGACACAAACTCGTCCTACAAGCTGAATAAGACT TTTGGACAGAAGGGCATTCCATACCTGAATACCTATGATGGTCGTACCATTCGTTACCCAGACCTACTCATCAAGGCCAATGACACCATCAAACTTGACCTGGAGAACAACAAGATTACTGAATTCATCAAGTTTGATGTTGGGAATGTTGTCATGGTGACTGGGGAAAGCAACAGAGGTTGGGTTGGAGTAATCAAGAATAGAGAGAAACATAAGAGAAGCTTTGAGACCATCCATGTCCAAGATGCCACAGGTCACGAGTTTGCTACTCGTCTTGGTAATGTCTTCATCATTGGAACAGGTGCAAAGCCCTGGGTGTCTCTTCCAAAGGGCAAAGATATCAAGTTGTCAGTTATAGAGGAACAAAGGGAAAAggatttgtga